One Bacillota bacterium genomic region harbors:
- a CDS encoding AzlD domain-containing protein produces the protein MTVIRPQMLALFAGMALVTYLPRMLPLVVLSRFKLPPAVLRWLSFVPVAVLSALLA, from the coding sequence ATGACCGTGATCCGCCCCCAGATGCTGGCCCTCTTCGCGGGCATGGCCCTGGTGACCTACCTTCCCCGGATGCTCCCGCTGGTCGTCCTCAGCCGCTTCAAGCTGCCGCCTGCCGTCCTTCGGTGGCTGAGCTTCGTGCCGGTGGCCGTGCTCTCGGCCTTGCTGGC
- a CDS encoding AzlC family ABC transporter permease, which translates to MAATQDRHGQLPSTFGQGVRVAFPVMLGYLPVGFAFGVLARATGLSVAEVGLMSLLVYAGTSQFIAVGMIGSGMAAPAILSTTFLVNLRHLLMSTALVPSMRTNQAWQNGLLAYGITDETFAVNSALLRGRPAHAAYVSGIHIACQATWVVISIFGALIGQMAGQAEALGLDFALPAMFIGLLVPNLVGEDRRARLTAAVVAAAAAVLALILAPGNSWAIIAATLLAATVGAFVR; encoded by the coding sequence TTGGCTGCCACACAGGACCGTCATGGGCAACTCCCGTCAACCTTCGGCCAGGGCGTCAGGGTGGCCTTCCCGGTGATGCTGGGCTACCTTCCGGTCGGCTTCGCCTTCGGGGTCCTGGCCCGGGCCACCGGCCTCTCCGTGGCCGAAGTCGGACTGATGTCCCTGCTGGTCTACGCCGGGACGTCCCAGTTCATCGCGGTCGGCATGATCGGCTCGGGGATGGCCGCCCCGGCCATCCTGTCGACGACCTTCCTGGTCAACCTGCGCCACCTGCTGATGAGCACCGCCCTGGTGCCGTCGATGCGGACCAACCAGGCCTGGCAGAACGGTCTTCTCGCCTACGGCATCACCGACGAGACCTTCGCCGTCAACTCGGCCCTTCTCCGGGGGAGACCGGCGCACGCCGCCTACGTCTCGGGGATCCACATCGCTTGCCAGGCGACCTGGGTCGTGATCTCGATCTTCGGGGCCCTCATCGGCCAGATGGCCGGCCAGGCCGAAGCCCTCGGCCTTGACTTCGCCCTCCCGGCCATGTTCATCGGTCTCCTGGTGCCGAACCTGGTCGGCGAGGACCGCCGGGCGAGGCTAACCGCGGCCGTGGTGGCCGCGGCCGCCGCCGTCCTCGCCCTGATTCTGGCGCCGGGGAACAGTTGGGCGATCATCGCCGCCACTCTGCTGGCGGCGACCGTGGGGGCGTTCGTCCGATGA
- a CDS encoding sodium-dependent transporter, producing MSLDWNFRPLCRTFAFGEESTGFNPSLVGEVAVYSYVFKSAVGALNVDPKELGGIFGRVAGGTWEPLFWQWVAILVTGTVVMLGVARGIERVIKRLMPALLILLIICDIRALTLPGATAGISYLFRPDFTKITWWVVLTALGLSFFKLSIGMGAQLTYGSYMSKDENIPRTATRVALADTAVSLLAGLAVFPAVFAFGFKPDAGTSLLFITIPAVFQSMPLGRLFAVVFFLLASIAATGAMISLVEVPVAWASERFGISRKLATVLEMLLLALAGLPVTLSNGPTAGCRTPARRNTSISSSGSSPPSPSSSSCSVPSA from the coding sequence TTGTCTCTCGATTGGAACTTCCGGCCTCTATGCAGGACTTTTGCTTTCGGAGAAGAATCAACGGGCTTTAATCCATCTCTTGTCGGGGAGGTCGCGGTCTACTCCTACGTCTTCAAGTCGGCCGTCGGTGCCCTGAACGTCGACCCCAAGGAGCTCGGCGGCATCTTCGGCCGCGTCGCCGGCGGCACCTGGGAGCCCCTCTTCTGGCAGTGGGTGGCCATCCTCGTTACGGGAACCGTGGTCATGCTCGGCGTGGCCCGCGGCATCGAGCGGGTCATCAAGCGGCTCATGCCGGCCCTCCTCATCCTCCTGATCATCTGCGACATCCGGGCCCTGACCCTCCCCGGGGCCACGGCCGGGATCTCGTACCTGTTCCGGCCGGACTTCACCAAGATCACCTGGTGGGTCGTCCTCACCGCCCTGGGCCTGTCCTTCTTCAAGCTGTCCATCGGGATGGGCGCTCAGCTCACTTACGGCAGCTACATGAGCAAAGATGAGAACATCCCCCGGACGGCGACGCGGGTCGCCCTGGCCGACACGGCCGTCTCACTCCTGGCCGGCCTGGCCGTCTTCCCCGCCGTCTTCGCCTTCGGCTTCAAGCCCGATGCCGGCACGTCCCTCCTCTTCATCACCATCCCGGCGGTCTTCCAGTCGATGCCGCTCGGCCGGTTGTTCGCCGTGGTCTTTTTCCTCCTGGCCTCCATCGCCGCCACCGGGGCCATGATTTCGCTGGTGGAAGTGCCCGTCGCCTGGGCTTCCGAGCGCTTCGGGATTTCTCGGAAGCTGGCTACGGTTTTGGAAATGCTCCTCCTCGCCCTGGCCGGATTGCCGGTGACCCTCTCCAACGGGCCGACGGCCGGCTGCAGAACGCCCGCGCGACGAAATACTTCCATATCCTCGTCCGGTTCGTCGCCCCCATCGCCATCGTCATCATCTTGTTCAGTTCCCTCGGCCTGA